The following coding sequences lie in one Zingiber officinale cultivar Zhangliang chromosome 2B, Zo_v1.1, whole genome shotgun sequence genomic window:
- the LOC122048520 gene encoding myb-like protein AA, with translation MEAISRPQFQQRYDPNSATYNPGWKDHPNLKYGNSFYQQPPQNQNVQNFQQPLQGFQQSNAPNQLQYQQFQPLAVPNQFQHQNQQFQHPNQFQKQSYAAFHPQNQQPNFQQQIQNFQQPAQNFQPTQNFQQSIQNWQQPNSSFSSQPRSYSNQSGNNNSNAASTQQQQKMEDIMQ, from the coding sequence ATGGAGGCTATATCAAGACCACAATTTCAGCAAAGATATGATCCAAATTCTGCCACCTACAATCCGGGTTGGAAGGATCATCCAAATTTGAAGTACGGGAATTCCTTCTACCAACAACCACCTCAAAACCAGAATGTGCAGAATTTTCAGCAACCTTTACAAGGGTTTCAGCAATCCAACGCTCCAAATCAGTTACAATATCAGCAATTTCAGCCACTTGCTGTTCCAAACCAATTCCAGCATCAAAATCAGCAATTTCAGCATCCTAATCAGTTCCAAAAACAATCATATGCCGCTTTCCATCCACAAAATCAGCAACCAAATTTTCAGCAGCAAATTCAAAATTTCCAGCAACCTGCACAGAATTTCCAGCCAACACAGAATTTCCAGCAATCTATTCAGAATTGGCAGCAACcaaattcttctttttcttctcaacCAAGGTCTTATTCAAATCAAAGTGGTAATAACAATTCAAATGCAGCAAGTACACAGCAGCAGCAGAAGATGGAGGATATTATGCAGTAG